Proteins encoded together in one Chloroflexota bacterium window:
- a CDS encoding serine hydroxymethyltransferase, giving the protein MARQDPAVYQWIVKERQRQEDHLELIASENYTSVAVREACGSILTNKYAEGYPGRRYYGGCEFVDEIEQLAIDRAKALFGAEHANVQPYSGSNPNAAVYLAMLEPGDTVMGMSLAQGGHLTHGHPKNFSGLVYKFVPYGVNLDTELIDYAEVERIAHECQPRLIVGGATAYSRIIDFARLREIADSVGALFMVDMAHIAGLVATGLHPSPVPHAHFVTSSTHKTLRGPRGGIILCQEEFAKKVDSAIFPGLQGGPFMHIMAGKAVALAEAMTPEFRAYSESVLENADALATTLREHGLRVVSDGTDNHLMVVDFGKEGPSGKVVEAALAKANITVNKNTVPRETRSAFVTSGIRIGSPAVTSRGMGVPEMQRIGTGMAEVVHNRKDAATLQRVQRDVLDLCDAFPAPA; this is encoded by the coding sequence ATCGCCCGGCAAGACCCGGCAGTCTACCAATGGATTGTGAAAGAGCGCCAACGCCAGGAAGACCACCTGGAACTCATCGCTTCCGAGAATTACACGAGCGTAGCGGTTCGCGAGGCGTGCGGCTCTATTCTTACGAACAAGTACGCTGAAGGCTATCCGGGACGGCGCTATTACGGCGGCTGCGAATTCGTGGATGAGATCGAGCAACTGGCAATCGATCGCGCAAAGGCGCTCTTCGGCGCGGAACACGCCAACGTGCAGCCATATTCCGGTTCCAATCCCAATGCCGCGGTCTACCTTGCCATGCTGGAGCCCGGCGATACGGTCATGGGCATGTCCCTAGCCCAAGGCGGGCACCTCACTCACGGGCACCCCAAGAACTTTTCCGGACTCGTCTATAAATTCGTCCCCTATGGGGTGAATCTGGATACGGAGCTCATCGATTACGCCGAGGTGGAGCGCATTGCCCACGAGTGCCAGCCGCGCTTAATCGTCGGTGGGGCTACGGCTTACTCGCGCATCATTGACTTCGCCCGCTTGAGAGAAATTGCAGACTCCGTCGGCGCGCTCTTCATGGTAGACATGGCGCACATTGCCGGTCTCGTCGCCACCGGCCTCCATCCCAGCCCGGTGCCCCACGCGCATTTCGTAACCTCGTCCACCCACAAGACGCTGCGTGGGCCTCGCGGCGGCATAATCCTCTGCCAGGAGGAGTTTGCCAAGAAGGTGGATAGCGCGATATTTCCCGGCCTGCAAGGCGGCCCATTCATGCACATCATGGCAGGCAAAGCGGTAGCATTGGCGGAGGCGATGACGCCGGAATTCAGGGCGTATAGCGAGTCCGTCCTAGAAAACGCAGACGCGCTTGCCACGACTCTCAGGGAGCACGGCCTGCGCGTTGTCTCCGATGGCACGGATAACCACCTCATGGTCGTGGACTTTGGCAAAGAGGGACCCTCCGGCAAGGTGGTGGAGGCTGCTCTGGCCAAGGCCAACATCACCGTAAACAAGAACACGGTACCGCGCGAGACTCGCTCGGCGTTTGTGACCAGTGGCATTCGCATTGGGTCGCCGGCGGTTACGTCGCGCGGCATGGGCGTGCCGGAAATGCAGCGCATCGGGACCGGCATGGCAGAGGTAGTCCACAATCGCAAGGACGCGGCCACGTTGCAGCGAGTACAGCGGGACGTGCTCGATCTCTGTGACGCGTTCCCCGCGCCGGCGTAA
- a CDS encoding phosphotransferase, whose product MSSLLTAPPLSPQVAFPDDQRLSDFPSLFDGDWVWRTYCSRLGEPEEIPQRLRLRQLSYNPRRSVTATYVAEWPWDEFVTQQQFAIELIRDRPPRFFCYPDDPSLPGLAEAASPLAASRLLSRYVLATSVQRVRLDLVRYRPGGHAVLRQKHGRVRFYVRVMRPGRVPRLMAAAELVGQTGFVLPRLAGCWAEGGVVWLAEIPGKNVRRLIRRGEDVDLNPILDSLEQLWETPPAAGDARPLNLHGAYRRARRVFRQVLRDHAAIRLKLQDATAVLDDFARAWQPSSVAHNDFYDDQMIRVFDGRLALVDFEETGLGDPMIDVGNFLAHMRWTARFGREGESKASGAYYQAFRSAALQRFGWEERDLNLREAVCIFRVCTNPVRHLAPDWPQRLDAGLSLVNEVLS is encoded by the coding sequence GTGTCGAGCTTGCTTACCGCTCCGCCCTTGTCTCCGCAGGTGGCATTCCCGGACGATCAGCGCCTGAGCGACTTTCCTAGCCTCTTTGATGGAGATTGGGTCTGGCGCACGTACTGTTCCAGGCTTGGTGAGCCGGAGGAGATACCGCAGCGGCTGCGCTTGCGCCAACTGAGCTACAATCCCAGACGGAGCGTAACGGCCACCTACGTCGCTGAGTGGCCCTGGGACGAATTCGTCACCCAGCAGCAGTTCGCTATCGAGCTCATCCGCGACCGGCCGCCGCGGTTCTTTTGCTACCCCGATGACCCCTCCCTGCCCGGCCTTGCGGAGGCAGCCTCTCCACTGGCGGCCAGCCGCTTGCTCAGCCGGTATGTGCTCGCGACGTCAGTACAGCGCGTGCGGTTGGATCTTGTGCGCTACAGACCTGGCGGACATGCCGTATTGCGTCAAAAGCATGGCCGCGTGCGCTTCTACGTGCGGGTTATGCGGCCCGGCCGTGTGCCGCGACTTATGGCTGCTGCAGAGCTCGTTGGGCAGACCGGATTTGTGCTGCCCCGTTTGGCAGGCTGCTGGGCCGAAGGTGGCGTCGTGTGGCTGGCCGAAATACCGGGCAAGAATGTGCGCCGCCTCATCCGCAGAGGAGAAGACGTAGACCTCAATCCAATTCTTGACAGTCTTGAGCAGCTATGGGAAACCCCTCCAGCGGCCGGCGACGCCCGCCCGTTGAACCTCCACGGAGCCTACCGTCGCGCCAGGCGCGTCTTCCGGCAGGTACTGCGAGATCACGCCGCAATCCGCCTCAAGCTGCAGGATGCAACCGCAGTGCTGGACGACTTTGCCAGAGCGTGGCAACCTTCATCCGTCGCTCACAATGACTTCTATGACGACCAGATGATTCGTGTTTTCGACGGCAGACTTGCACTCGTAGACTTTGAGGAAACCGGATTAGGCGATCCAATGATCGACGTGGGCAATTTTCTCGCCCACATGCGTTGGACGGCACGGTTTGGGCGCGAAGGGGAGTCGAAGGCGAGCGGCGCTTATTACCAGGCCTTTCGCTCCGCAGCGTTGCAACGTTTTGGCTGGGAAGAGCGGGATCTCAATCTGCGTGAGGCCGTTTGTATCTTCCGGGTCTGCACCAACCCCGTGCGCCACCTTGCCCCGGACTGGCCGCAGCGACTGGATGCCGGCCTGTCGCTGGTGAATGAAGTGCTGTCTTAG
- a CDS encoding creatininase family protein gives MAEWRYAKLTWPEVRQAAREQKAVLLPVAAIEQHGPHLPIDTDNVAALAVCERAAQAASSKLLCAPPIHYGFNEHNMDFPGTISVQAQHFIDYCYDVAVSFARHRFPIILFVNGHASNDPLLQVAARLATLHSDAACALVSYWDLAKEEVEEWRESEYPGGMDHAGEFETSIYLALDPARVQMDKAQADYRIRTKWHYRDLMGGSPVKYVDHLSKMSADGTGGDPTLGAAWKGERILETVSQAIIEVVEDIRGLQYGPRVDHH, from the coding sequence ATGGCGGAATGGCGCTACGCAAAGCTCACCTGGCCGGAAGTGCGACAGGCAGCGCGGGAGCAAAAGGCCGTCTTGTTGCCCGTAGCGGCCATCGAACAGCACGGTCCGCATTTACCGATAGACACTGATAACGTCGCGGCGCTCGCCGTCTGCGAGCGCGCGGCACAAGCCGCTTCTAGCAAACTCCTCTGCGCGCCGCCGATCCACTACGGCTTCAACGAGCACAATATGGACTTTCCCGGCACTATCTCAGTCCAGGCGCAGCACTTCATCGACTATTGCTACGACGTGGCGGTGAGCTTTGCGCGCCATCGCTTTCCAATCATCCTCTTTGTAAACGGACACGCCTCAAACGACCCACTGCTGCAAGTCGCCGCGCGCCTCGCCACACTGCACTCCGACGCCGCGTGCGCTCTCGTATCCTATTGGGACCTTGCAAAGGAAGAAGTTGAAGAATGGCGGGAATCTGAGTATCCCGGCGGCATGGATCACGCCGGCGAATTTGAGACCTCAATCTACTTGGCGCTCGATCCGGCACGCGTGCAAATGGACAAGGCGCAAGCCGACTACAGAATCCGCACCAAATGGCACTACCGCGACCTGATGGGCGGCTCGCCGGTGAAATACGTGGACCACCTCAGCAAGATGTCGGCAGACGGCACCGGCGGCGATCCTACCCTCGGCGCGGCCTGGAAAGGCGAGCGCATTCTGGAGACGGTGAGCCAGGCCATCATCGAGGTTGTGGAAGACATTCGCGGCTTGCAGTACGGTCCAAGAGTGGACCACCACTGA